Proteins encoded together in one Camelina sativa cultivar DH55 chromosome 9, Cs, whole genome shotgun sequence window:
- the LOC104713944 gene encoding zinc finger protein CONSTANS-LIKE 3-like — MASSRLCDSCKLTAATLFCRADAAFLCGACDGKIHTANKLASRHERVWLCEVCEQAPAHVTCKADAAALCIACDRDIHSANPLSRRHERVPIVPFYDAVSGSAKSASSSVNFVDDDGGDADVSVEAASWLLPKEGGGVEISNLFSDLEYPKMEVTSENSSGNDGVVPVQNKTMFLSEDYFNFDLAPSKISQQGFNFINQTDSSRSLDVALVPENGGVTTTVTMTPVVQLSPAEREARVLRYREKRKNRKFEKTIRYASRKAYAEMRPRIKGRFAKRTDSKGDDGGGDVGVYGGFGVVPSF, encoded by the exons AATTGACGGCGGCGACTTTATTCTGCCGAGCTGACGCAGCGTTTCTCTGCGGCGCATGCGACGGTAAGATCCACACAGCTAACAAACTCGCTTCCCGTCACGAACGAGTCTGGCTATGCGAAGTCTGCGAACAAGCACCTGCACACGTCACCTGCAAAGCCGACGCCGCCGCGCTCTGCATCGCTTGCGACCGTGACATCCACTCGGCTAATCCGCTCTCTCGCCGCCACGAGCGAGTCCCGATCGTTCCGTTCTACGACGCCGTTTCGGGATCTGCCAAATCCGCCTCCTCTTCCGTTAATTTCGTAGACGACGACGGTGGTGACGCTGACGTCAGCGTCGAAGCTGCGTCGTGGCTTTTGCctaaagaaggaggaggagtcgAGATCTCTAATTTGTTCTCCGATCTTGAGTATCCGAAGATGGAGGTCACGTCGGAGAATAGCTCCGGTAACGATGGAGTCGTTCCTGTTCAGAACAAGACGATGTTTCTCAGTGAAGATTACTTCAATTTCGATCTCGCTCCTTCCAAAATTTCTCAACAAGGATTCAATTTCATCAACCAAACT GATTCGTCGAGATCTTTAGATGTAGCGTTGGTGCCTGAAAATGGAGGAGTTACGACGACGGTGACGATGACACCAGTTGTGCAGTTATCACCGGCGGAGAgggaagctagggttttgaggtatagagagaagaggaagaatcgGAAGTTTGAGAAGACGATTAGGTACGCGTCGCGTAAAGCTTACGCTGAGATGAGGCCGAGGATCAAAGGACGTTTCGCTAAGCGTACAGATTCGAAaggtgatgatggtggtgggGACGTCGGAGTTTATGGCGGTTTCGGCGTTGTTCCGAGTTTCTGA